Sequence from the Rhodococcus jostii RHA1 genome:
GGGCGGTGCCGGCGAGGCCATGGCGGGCGGCGGCTTCCCCGGAGGAGGAGCCCCCGGCGGTGGCGGTATGTGGGGCAGCACCGGCATCACGCGGATGTTCGAGTCGGCTCAGGGCGGTCAGATCGCCTGGCTCATCCCGGCCGCACTGATCCTGCTGGTCGCCGGTCTCGCACTGCGCGGCAGGGCGCCTCGCGTCGACACCCAGCGCGCGTCGTTCCTCGTGTGGGGTCTGTGGCTGCTCGTCACCGGACTGACGTTCAGCTTCATGGCGGGCATCTTCCACGCGTACTACACCGTCGCGCTCGCACCGGCCGTGGCCGCGCTGGTGGCGATCGGTTCGGTGACGCTGTGGCGTCGACGGGACACGCTGTGGGTGCGGGCGGTTCTCGCCGCGACATTGCTGGCCACCGCGGCCATGTCCTGGGTTCTGCTCGGACGCAGCGCGTCGTTCGTGCCGTGGCTGAAGTGGGCCGTGGTCGTCGTCGGCGTCGTCGCCGCGGTTGCCGTGCTGGTTCCGGCGCTGACCCGAGGCCGGATCGCGGCCGTCGTCGCGCTGGCCGCACTGTTCACCGGGCTCGCGGGACCGACGGCCTACGCCGTCGACACCATCGCGACGCCGCACACCGGTTCGATCGTCTCGGCCGGACCCAACGTCGAAGGCGCCCGCGGAGGCCCCGGCGGAATGGGTGGCCCCGGCGGCATGGACGGTGCCGGACGCATGGGCGGCCGCACCGACGGTGCCGCGGTGCCTACCGCACCGGGCGGTGCCGTCGCCGGCGCAACGGACGGCGCGGCGGCAGGAGCCCCCGACGGAATGGGCGGTATGGGTGCCATGGGCGGCGGCGCCGCCGGGGGACTGCTCTCCGGTAGCGAGCCGGGCGCGGAACTGGTGTCGTTGCTCGAACAGGATTCCGGCAATTACACCTGGGTGGCAGCGGCCATCGGATCCAACAGTGCGTCCGGCTACCAGCTCGCCACCGAGGACCCGGTCATGCCGATCGGCGGTTTCAACGGCAGCGATCCGTCACCCACGCTGGAGCAGTTCCAGCAGTACGTGGCGGACGGCAAGATCCACTACTTCATCGCCGGCGGCCGAGGCGGCGGAATGGGTGGAGACGGAACGGCATCGGAGATCTCCACCTGGGTGCAGGAGAACTTCACCGCCGTCACCGTCGACGGCGTGACCCTGTACGACCTCACGTCCTGACCGAAACCCCCTGTGAGTACTTGTTAACCGCCCGCGGTTAACAAGTACTCACAGCTGTGTCAGACGTCGAACGAGATCTCGGGCGTGCGGCAGATCAGCAACCTCCGCACGAGGCCCGAATCGTCGAGTTGCGCCGACGTGTTGAACGAGGCCTCGAATTCGCCGTTCCGGGTGGTGCGTCCCAGCGCCAGTTCGACGTCTCCCACACGAGCACCCGCGAGGACCTCGTGGACGAGCACACTCTTCTCGCGTTGCTGCAGGTACTCGACGAGTCCGGCGCGATCCCCGACGAATTCGGCGGCATTCCCTCCGCCGGTGGAGAATTGAACCGACATCCGGAAATCGTCGGTGATCATGTTCAGGACGCGGTCGGGATCGTCCGAATCCATGATCGCGAACCACGCGACCAGCACGGGAGTCGCAGAAGTCGTCTCGTTCAGTTCAGTCGCGCTTCCCATGGGCCAACTCCTTTGTGAGAATGCTGAATTCCGTGTCGAAGGACACCTCGTACGCGTCGACGGCGCCATCGCTGTCGAGGTGCATCGCGGCGAGGAAGTAGCCGGTTGTCTTCACGTCGTTCTCGACGACGGAACCGTAGGCGAACTGGACGTCGCCGGCGCTGCTCGTTCGGAGCAGCACGTGTCGTCGATCGACCGGGGGCCGTCCCCTCAGGTAGTCGAGCATGTCGGCGCGGCTGTACCCCCGGCGGACGGTACCCGGGAGGACTATGGCGAACTCGATCGATTCGTCGAGCAGGGCAACTGCGTCGTCGATCCGGCCGCTGTCGAGGATCGCGTAGTACCGCTCGATCACGAGTGCATCGGTCATGAAATGAACTTAGTTCAACGCAACGCCGCTTGTCGAGACTCCTTGCCGCGACGGCTGCAGCGAAACTAAACTGAACTCACGTCAATTTGAGGAGAGTTCCATGCCGTCGCCCCATTCCCATCCCTGGCCCGAGACCGAACCCCCGGCGATGACGCCTGTCGCCGAGCACGACGATATCCGGGCGGTGGTCCGCCAATTGCTGGATCGGCATTCGACGCTCGAGGCCGGCAGACTCGCCGCCGAGTCGGAAATCGGCTATTCAACCGAGTTGTGGTCGCTTCTCGTCGAGGAGATGAACGTCGCCGCCCTGACGGTGCCGGAGGATCGCGGCGGTCTGGGTTACGGCGTGGTCGAACTCGGGATCGTTCTCGAAGAATGCGGGCGCGCGCTGGTCTGCGAACCCGTACTCACGTCCGCGACACTGGGAGTGCAGGCCCTGCTCGCCGCCGACAGGTGCCCGCAGGTCGACGAACTGTTGGGGCGAGTCGTCCAGGGCGAACTCGTCGCAACCGTGACAGCCCTGAGCGCGGAGACCGATTTCGTCGACGCCACCCGAACCGGAGGTCGCTGGTCGGTGTCCGGCCGCGCGACCAATGTCGTGCAGGGCGGCGCGGCCGATATCGTCGTGTTACTCGGGCGCGGTGACGAGGGACCCGGCCTCTACGCGGTCGATCTGCGGACCGCCCCGGTGCGGCGCACGGAGCTTCCGGTCATCGATCCCAGTCGGCGGCAGGCGAATCTGCTCTTCGACGATGCGGCCGCGGTGCGTCTCGTCGGATCCGGCGACGCACTGCGGGCGGCCGCATCGCTGCGGAGCCTGGGAGTGATCGGGCTGGCGTGCGAACATGTGGGGATTGTCGATCGTTTACTCGAAAGCACAACGGAATACACGATGCAGCGCCATCAGTTCGGGCGAGCGATCGGCTCCTTCCAGGCCGTCAAGCATCGACTGGCCAACACTTTGGTCGAGTTGGAGAAGGCGCGATCGGCGGCGCGATATGCGGCCGCCGTGTTCTCGGAAGACCCGGACTCCGCGGCGCTCCCGGCCGCGGTCGCGGGAGCGATCTGCACCGAGGCCGCGATTGCCACCGCCCTCGAGGCCGTGCAACTGCATGGCGGTGTCGGCTTCACCTGGGAACATGCGGCGCATTCCTACGTTCGCCGCGCGCTCGGCGACGAACCGCTTCTCGGTGATTCGCGGGCACACCGCAGTCGCGTCGCGGATCTCGTCGGGCTCTGAATCGGGGGCGCCTGCCCTCGGCTGAATCGAAACCTCTTGCCCCGCCCTATTGACGGACCATCTCCCACCCAGTAGAACTGAAGTGAATCCAGTTCAGTTTCTCCCCTCGAAAGGACACCGACATGGTGGACACCGACCACATCGTGCTCGAGAAGGACGGCGACGTCGCCCGTGTGTGGCTCAACCGCCCGCACAAGAAGAACGCGGTCACCGTCGAGCTGCTGCATCGCCTCGACGAGATCATCGTGGAGGTCGACAACGACCCCAGCCTCAAGGTGCTCGTCCTGCGTGGACGTGACGGCACCTTCTGCTCGGGCTTCGATCTCGACGAACTGCGGGAGAAGTACGTCGGCTCCACCACCGCGATGGACGTCGCCGTGCTGTCCGCCAGGGTCTGCGACCGCCTGTACTCGATGAACACGCCGTCTGTCGCGGTTCTCGAAGGCTTCGTCACCGCAGGCGGTTTCGAGCTCATGATCTCCTGCGACTTCGCCATCGCCGCCGAGGACGCCCGGATCGGCGACTTCCACATCCGTCGCGCGCTGTTCGGTGGGGCAGGCCCGATCTACCGGCTCCCGCGGATGATCGGAATTCGAAAGACCAAGGAGCTCATGCTGACCGGCAAACTCCTGACCGGCAAGGAGGCGGAGGCCTTCGACCTGATCAACGCGTCGGCGCCGGCCGAGGACCTCGACAAGCTTCTCGCCGAGTTCATCGCCCCGATCGTCGACAAGAGCCCGTTCATGATGAAGCTCACGAAGATGTGCATCGACCGCGGTCTCGACGCGGACATCCAGTCGCTGATGGTGATGGAGCACCTCGCCGTCGGCAACGCGCTGCAGTCCGAGGACGCGCGAGAAGGCGTGAACGCCTTCCTCGAAAAGCGTGACCCGGTCTGGGTCGGTCGCTGATCCGAACGCCGTCGACGAATCCCGAGGAGAGAATGAGGATGGGCGAGACACATACCGCGCCTGCGCTCGGCGCGAGCCGGTGCTCCCACTGCTCGACTGTCGCGTTCCCGGCCACCGGCCTGTGCTCGCAGTGCTCACGACCGGCGATGTCGCCGTTCACGCTCAGCACACGCGGAACGGTCTGGGCGTACACGGTTCAGCGGTTCGCCCCGAAATCCCCGCCGTACGTCCCGCCGCCGAACGGTTTCGCGCCGTTCGCCGTCGGATACGTCGAACTCCCCGAGGGAATCAAGATCGAAGCCGTGCTCGAATGCCACGACTTCGACGAGTTGGACGACGGGGCGCCGGTGACCTTGATCGCCACGGCGCCGGTGCCCCGGTTCGCCACCGACGCCTATCTGAAGGAGACCCGCTGATGTCCACCGTGTCGATCATCGGGGCCGGACTCTCGAAGTTCGGCCGTCAGCCGGGCAAGAGCGGTCGCGAGCTGGCCCTGGACGCAATCGCGTCCGCCTTGGCCGACGCCGGCATCGCGTGGACCGATGTTCAGGTCGCATTCGGTGGCAGCGACGGTTCCGGGCTCGCCGACACCCTGGTCGCCGAACTCGGGCTCACCGGCATACCCTTCACCAACGTCAAGAACGGTTGCGCGACCGGCGGTAGCGCGCTGGTGTCGGCCGTCAACGCGATTCGCGCGGGTGCCGCCGACATCGCGCTCGCCGTCGGCTTCGACAAACATCCGCGCGGCGCCTTCGACCCGGCACCGGAGGATTGGGGCCTGCCCCTCGGCTACGGCGAGGCGGGCCTGATGGTCACCACCCAGTTCTTCGGCATCAAGATCGCGCGGTACATGCGCGAACACGCGATCAGCGCACCGACTCTGGCCGCCGTGGCGGAGAAGGCGTACCGCAACGGCTCGCTGAACCCGAATGCCTGGCGCCGCGAACCGATGTCCGCTGAGGCGATCGCCGCAGCGGACATGGTCAACGACCCGCTCACTCGATACATGTTCTGTTCTCCCGGCGAGGGCGGTGCCGCCGTCATCGTGGCGAGTGAGGCTGCAGTCCGGCGCCTCGGCGGCAGACCCGTTCAACTACGGGGCATTTCGGCGGGCACCCGCCGCTTCGGCTCCTTCGAGGTGTTCGGTCCGTCGATACAGGGCGAGGGAACCCCTTCGAGCGTAAGTGCGTCCACCGCTGCCGCCGCGTTCGAGCAGGCCGGACTCGGTCCGTCCGATGTGGACGTCGCGCAACTCCAGGACACGGAGAGCGGCGCCGAGATCATGCACATGGCCGAGTGCGGATTCTGCGAGCACGGCGAACAGGAGAAACTGATCGCGGCCGGCGAGACGGAGATCGGTGGCCGGATCCCCATCAACACCGACGGCGGATGCATCGCCAACGGGGAACCGATCGGCGCCTCCGGCCTCCGGCAGCTACACGAGATCGTCACGCAGTTGCGCGGGGAGGCCGGTGCCCGACAGGTTCCCGGACACCCGCGCATCGGATTCACCCATGTCTACGGTGCGCCCGGAATCAGCGCCTGCACCGTCCTGTCCGTCTGAGGAAGAGCTATGAATCAAGCAACGATGCCCGACCTGGACCAGTTCGTGGACGAAGCGCGGGCGTGGCTGAGAACCGTCGCCGAACCGCGCACCCAGATCAAGTGGGGGGTGGGATCCGACTCCGTCGCCGTCTTCGAGAATTGGACCGCGGAGCAGGAGCGCGACGAGACCGACCATATCCGGGCGTACGAGCAGACGAAGTTCGACGCCGGCTGGGGCTCGATGAATTGGCCGGACGAGTACGGTGGCCGTGGCCTGCCGATGTCCTACGTCCTTGCGTTCCGTCGGGAGGAGAACTGTTTCGACGTGCCGCGCCGGACCGAAATGTTCTCGGTGACGCAGCAACTGGTGGCCCCGGCAATCGCCCAGTGGGGAACACCGGAACAGTGCGAGCGGTATGTGCGCGCGATGCTCCGGACCGATATCATTGCCTGTCAGCTGTTTTCGGAGACCGAAGCCGGATCCGACCTTGCCGCCGTCCGGACGAGGGCAGTCGAACGGAATGGCCGCTGGACGATCACCGGGCACAAGGTGTGGACGTCCGGCGCCCGCGTCGCCGATGTGGGGGTGGCGGTGTGCCGCACCGACCCCGACGCGCCCAAACACGCAGGACTCACGGTGTTCCTGGTTCCGATGGATGCTCCCGGGGTCACCGTCCGGCCGATCCGCCAGATGACCGGGGGCAGTTCCTTCAACGAGGTCTATCTCGACGGTGTCGAACTGTCGGACGACCACCGGTTGGGTCCGGTGGGGGAGGGGTGGCCGGTCGCCTTGACGGTGCTGGCGGCAGAGCGACTCGATGCCGGGAACCTGGGTCTGGCCAACGCCGATCACGCCGTCGAACTCGCCCGTCACCTGGACCGGCAGCTGACCGAAATCGAGCGTGACAAGGTCGCGGATCTCGTGACCCGCAGCTATGTCCAGCGCGTGACCGGTATGCGGGTGGCCGCGGCAGTGGTCGCCGACAAGGACCCCGGACCCGAGGCATCGGTGGGCAAATTGCTCGCCACGGACACCATGGCGCGTACGTCGGAGGTTGTCCGGCTGTTGCTGGGGCGCGATCTGATTGCCGACTCGGGCGAGTGGGGAACGTTCGCATGGACGGAGCATGTGCTCGGCGCACCCGGGTACCGGATCGCGGGCGGCACCGACGAGATCCAGCGCAACATCCTCGCCGAGCGTGTTCTCGGTCTGCCGAGGGAGCCGCGCCGATGACGACGAACAGCACACTCGGCGTCCGGGTAGCCCAGCGCTTGCGCGAGCAGAGCCCCGGCCTCGACGTCGGCACACTCGAGCCGCTCCTCGGTGGCCATTCCGGATTGACATACAAAGTGCAGACCAGCGACGGCGACCTCGTGGTCAAGGCGGTTCCCGAGGGGCAACGCCCCATCGGGCGGCACGATATGGTGCGCCAGGCAAGAATCATGGAAACACTCGGTGCGACAGAGGTTCCCGTTCCTCGCATCGTCGCGGTCGACGAGGACGGGCCGGCGTGGTTCGCGATGGAGTGCGTGGCCGGGGAATCGCTCGAGCCGGTGCTCGATTCTCCGCCGGTCGAACCCGCTGTCGCGGCAGCGCGGATGCGCCGGGCCGCCGCGGTGCTGCCGCTGCTGCACGCGGTGCCGGTCGACACGATCCCGGCGGCCGGGGACCCGTTGTCACCCGGTGCGGAGCTGGCGCGGTGGAAACGCACCCTGGACGCCGTTCCTCCCGACCTCGTCAGCGGCGGCGACGAACTACTACGCCTCCTCGCCGCCGATCTCCCCGACGCGCTGGCACCGACGTTGGTGCACGGCGATTACCGGCTCGGCAACATCATTGCGCGTGACACCGAGCCCGCGGCTTTGATCGACTGGGAGATCTGGAGCCTGGGCGATCCGCGGGTCGAATTGGGCTGGTTCCTCGTCTTCGCCGACGGGGCGAATTTTCCCGGGGTGGGACGCGCGGTGCCGGACCTGCCGTCCGCGGACGAACTGATCGACCTCTACACCGGGGATCACCCGGCGCTGCCGGATATGAACTGGTTCAACGCGCTCGGCCGTCTGAAGATGGCGGCGATCATGGGCCACAACTTGCGCCGGCACCGTGAGGGCCGTCACCACGACCCCGACCAGGAACGGCTGCCCGACACCATCTCGCAGCTCATCCGCAGCGGAACCGCGCTACTTGCCTGATCAACCTCCGATCATCGCGTGACGCGATGACGGAACAGAGAGGACCTCACGTGGACTTCGAATACTCCGCGCGCACCGAGCAACTGCTCGAGCAGCTGCGGAACTTCATGGAAGAGCACGTCTATCCGGCCGAGGCCGTGTACGACGAGCAGATCAAGTCGAACGACAACCCACACGAGCAGCCCAAGGTCATGCTGGACCTGCAGGCGAAGGCGCGCGAGCTCGGATTGTGGAATCTCTTCATGACGCACGGCGAGTGGGGCGCCGGTCTCACCAACCTCGAGTACGCCCCGCTCGCCGAACTGGTCGGACGCTCGGTGATCGGCAACGAAGCCATCAACTGTTCGGCGCCCGACACCGGCAACATGGAGATCCTCGCCATGTACGGCACCGAGCAACAGCAGTCCCGGTGGCTCGCGCCGCTCCTCGACTGCACGATCCGGTCGGCGTTCGCCATGACGGAACCGGATGTGGCGAGCTCGGACGCCACCAATATCACGTCGACCATCCGCCGGGACGGCGACGAATACGTCCTGAACGGCCGGAAGTGGTACACCTCGGGCATTCTCGACCCCGACTGCAAGCTCGTCATCTTCATGGGCAAGTCCGATCCCGACGCTCCGACCTACCGGCAGCAGAGCATGATCCTGGTGCCCGCGGATTCTCCCGGTATCGAGGTGCTCCGCGATCTGCCCATGTTCGGGTACCGCGACCGGCTCGGTCACGGCGAGGTCCAGTTCACGGACGTCCGGGTGCCTGCCGATCACATGCTCGGCGCCGAGGGCGACGGTTTCGCGATCGCGCAGGGCAGGCTGGGGCCGGGCCGCATGCACTACGCGATGCGGGCGATCGGCATGGCCGAGCGCGCCCTCGAGCTGATGTGCCGACGAGCTCTGCAGCGCAATGCCTTCGGTGCGCCGCTCGCCGACCGCGGTGTGGTACGGGAGTGGATCGCACGCAGCCGGATGGAGATCGACCAGATCCGGCTGCTGGTTCTCCAGTCGTCGTGGCTGATGGACACCCGGGGCAACGCCGCGGCCCGGTCGGAAGTCGCCGCGATCAAGGTCGCGGCCATGGAGGTCGCTCATCGAGTGGTCGACCATGCCGTCCAGACCTACGGCGCGGCAGGGGTGAGTGACGACACGATCCTGGCCCGGCTGTATGCGATCACCCGGGCGCTGCAGATCGCCGACGGTCCGAACGAAGTCCATCTGCGCACCATCGCGCGCCTCGAACTGAAGAAGTACGCATGAATGCACCGCGAGAACTGACAGGCAAGGTCGCACTCGTCACGGGGGCCACCCGTGGGCTCGGATACGCCATCGCCAGCGGGCTGGCCGCCGCGGGGGCCACGGTGATCGTGTCGAGTCGCAAGGAGGACGCGTGCATCTCCGCGGCCCTCGCGATCACGAGGGACACCGGTGGCATCGCCGAACCGCTCGCACTGCACGTCGGGAAGTGGGACGCGATCGAACTCGCCGTCGACCACATTCTCGCGCAGTTCGGGAGCCTCGACATCGTCGTCAACAACGCCGGCATCGCACCTCTCTCGCCGAACCTCGAGTCGGTCTCCGAGTCGCTCTTCGACAAGACGATCGAGGTCAACCTCAAGGGCCCGTTCCGGCTCATGGCGGTGGCCGGTGCCAGGATGAGCGCGGCCGGGGGCGGTTCGATCATCAACATCTCGAGCATCGGGGCATTGCGGCCCAGCCCGCCGGAGGCGATGTACGCGGCATCGAAGAACGGTCTCAACGCGCTGACGATGGCCTTCGCTCAGGAATACGCGCCCCGGGTACGGGTGAACTGCATCATGCCGGGCGGATTCGCGACCGACATGGCGGCGGATTGGGACGACGAGTTCGTCGGCAAGATCATCGACCGACTCCCTGCCGGCCGCCTGGGGCACCCGGACGAAATCGCCGGTCTCGTCGTGCATCTGGCGGGCGACCGTGCCGGTTACACCACGGGTGCCGTCATCCCGGTAGACGGCGGGCGCACGGCCGTCTACTGACGCGCGCGTGCCACGAACACGAGTAGGAGCCAACCACATGCAGGTACCCGAGCTGTTCCAGCTGAGCGGTCGCGTCGCCGTCGTCACGGGTGCGTCGTCCGGACTGGGAACGGGATTCGCGCGGACACTGGCGTCGGCGGGCGCGACGGTCTTCGCGGCCGCCCGCCGTGTCGAGCGCCTCGCGGCGCTGGCCGACGAGGTCGAGGGGGTCGTCCCCGTCGAGTGCGACATCACCGTGGACGCGGATCGGCGCTCGCTGGTCGATCGGGTACTCGCGGAGGCCGGACGAATCGACGTCCTCGTCAACAACGCAGGCAGACCCGGCAGGCCGAACGCCGAGGACGAGAGCCCGGAGGAATTCTCCTCGATTCTCGACGTCAATCTGGCCGCGGGATTTCATCTCGCCACGTCCGTCGCCTCGACCACACCGGCAGGCGAGGCCGCGTCGATCATCAATATCTCCTCGGTCGTCGGGCTGGTGTCGACGGCACCCATCGGCGGGGCGAGCTATGCGGCATCGAAAGCCGGCGTGCTCGGACTGACCCGCGAACTCGCCGGGCAGTGGGGCAGGCGTGGGATCCGCGTGAACGCCATCGTGCCGGGCTGGTTCGACACGGAAATGACCGATGGATTGTTCAGCAACCAGCGCTCGGCGGACTGGGTGCGCCGCAACACGATGCTCGCCCGCGGCGGACGCCCCGGTGAAGTGGACGGGGCCGTGCTCTTCCTGGCGTCGGACGCGTCGTCGTACGTCACAGGCCAGACTCTGGTGGTCGATGGCGGCTGGACCGCCCGGTAGGCAAAGGTGACACTCATGGCAGTTCCGACGATGCGCGCAGTACGCCTGACCGGCTGGGGTGACGGTGCACGGGTTGTGCGCATCCCGGTTCCCGAACCGCGGGGGCATCAGCTGCTTCTCCGGGTCGAGGCCGCCGGGCTGTGCAGATCCGATCTGCACGTGATGGACGCACCCGCGGGAGTATTCGACTATCCCCTTCCGTTCACGCTCGGGCACGAGGTGGCGGGAACCGTCGTCGGTGCGGGCCCGTCGGCGGACAAGTCCTGGATCGGCGAGTCCGTCGTCGTCCATGGTGTCTGGTCGTGCGGGCAATGCCGCAACTGCCGCCGAAGTCGGGAGAACTATTGCTTCGAACTGAGCCCACGCGAGGACGGTCGTCTCACCGCGATCGGCAACGGCATCGGGTATGACGGCGGTCTGGCCGACACCATGATCGTTCCATCGGAGCGGTGCCTGGTCCGTACCCACGGGCTCGCTCCCGAGAGCGCCGCCCCACTCGCCGATGCCGCCCTGACGGCCTATCACGCAATCCGTACCAACCGGGACGTCGTCGACGCCGACTCCGTGTCCGTGGTGGTCGGTGTCGGGGGACTGGGCCACCTCGCGATCCAGGTTCTTCGCGCACTAGGCGCGGGAACGATCGTCGCGGTCGATCCGCGGGCAAGTTCGCGCGACCTCGCGCGTCGATTGGGGGCGGACGTGGCGGTGTCGGACATCGCGGAGGTTGCGACCTTGCGGTCCGGCGTGGCCCGGCGTCACTGCGCTGATGTGGTCTTCGATTTCGTCGGAGCGCCGGACACGATGGAATCGGCGGCACAGTTGCTCGCCCCCGGGGGCCGACTGGTCACCGTCGGCAGCGCCGGCGGTCGGCTCACGGTGGGAAAAGACGTGGGACTCGCGGCGGGGTGGCAGGTGACTGCGCCGTTCTGGGGAACTCGAGCGGACCTCGAGGCCGTGGTCGACCTCGCGAACCGGGGCCTGCTGGCCGTCGAGGCGACCGCGTACCCGTTGGACGACGTTCTCGACGTGTATTCGAAGTTGCGCCGCGGCGAGATCACCGGGAGGGCCGTCGTGATCCCGTGACGGACGAAAAGCTGGGCGCGGTGCGCGTCGTAGTCAATAATGAAACTAGTTCACTTCAATGAAAGGGTCGGCGGAATGTGGGAGCTGGCACGCGAATTCGTTGCTCGCGCAGCGAATTCTCCGGATGACATCGCAGTCGTCGATGCGACGGGGGAGCACACGGTGGCGGAGGTGGTCGCGGCGGCAACCGGGCTCGCCGCCCAACTGAACGCCGCGACGGGTGGCTCACCGACGGTGTTGGTGCAGGCCGACAACACGTGGCGCACACTCGCCGCGGCCATCGCCGTCGGACTGCGCGGCGGCCTGATCGCGGTGTTCAGCCGACATGCCACCCCGTCGGAGTTCGCCGTGGCCCTGAACGATATCGCACCCGACGTGGTGATCGCCGACCGGCAGTCGCTCTCGCACTGGGGTGTACCGGAGGACCGCTTCTGCGAGGAGGCGGCCGCGCCGGCCGGCTGGGTGATGCGCTGGTCGCGATCACCGGTCAGCGACGTCGAGCGATGGAACGGCGGGATCGCGATCGCGATGACGTCCGGGTCGACCGGACATCCCAAGTGCGTGGTGCAGTCCGAATCCGCAATCCGGTACGCCTGCCGTTGCACGGTCGAGGCGGTCGGCCTCGAACCTGGAGATCCTGTCGCGGCGTTCGTGCCACTGTCGTCGGTAGCCGCTTTCTGCTTCGGGCTCTATCTCCCCGCCATGCTGGCCGCGCCGATGGTCTGCATGGACGGCTGGAAGCCTGCGACAGCCCTCCAGATCGTCCGGGAACACCGGGTCGCGTGGACGATGCTCGTCCCGACCATGGCGCTTCAGCTGGCCGTTGCGCCGGATGCTGCGGGAGCGCTGACGTCGCTGCGCGCAATGACCGTCGGCGGTGGTCCCATGGATGCCGGCGCGCTCGGTCGCGCCGAACAGACCCTCGGCACCACGTTCCTGCGTGTGTTCGGTATGTCCGAGTGTCTCGGGCACACGACCCCGCTGCCCGCGGACGAACCGGGCGTCCGCCTGGGGCGGGACGGTCGTCCCTTCCCCGGGACCGTCGTCCGGGCGGTCGACGCACACGGCACTCCTCTGCCACCGGGCCGCGTGGGCGATGCCCAGGTCATGGGTCCCTCCCTCTTCGTCGGCTATGCACGGTCAGGGGTTCCCGCGCCCCCCGAACTCACCGCGGACGGA
This genomic interval carries:
- a CDS encoding acyl-CoA dehydrogenase family protein, encoding MDFEYSARTEQLLEQLRNFMEEHVYPAEAVYDEQIKSNDNPHEQPKVMLDLQAKARELGLWNLFMTHGEWGAGLTNLEYAPLAELVGRSVIGNEAINCSAPDTGNMEILAMYGTEQQQSRWLAPLLDCTIRSAFAMTEPDVASSDATNITSTIRRDGDEYVLNGRKWYTSGILDPDCKLVIFMGKSDPDAPTYRQQSMILVPADSPGIEVLRDLPMFGYRDRLGHGEVQFTDVRVPADHMLGAEGDGFAIAQGRLGPGRMHYAMRAIGMAERALELMCRRALQRNAFGAPLADRGVVREWIARSRMEIDQIRLLVLQSSWLMDTRGNAAARSEVAAIKVAAMEVAHRVVDHAVQTYGAAGVSDDTILARLYAITRALQIADGPNEVHLRTIARLELKKYA
- a CDS encoding SDR family NAD(P)-dependent oxidoreductase — its product is MNAPRELTGKVALVTGATRGLGYAIASGLAAAGATVIVSSRKEDACISAALAITRDTGGIAEPLALHVGKWDAIELAVDHILAQFGSLDIVVNNAGIAPLSPNLESVSESLFDKTIEVNLKGPFRLMAVAGARMSAAGGGSIINISSIGALRPSPPEAMYAASKNGLNALTMAFAQEYAPRVRVNCIMPGGFATDMAADWDDEFVGKIIDRLPAGRLGHPDEIAGLVVHLAGDRAGYTTGAVIPVDGGRTAVY
- a CDS encoding SDR family NAD(P)-dependent oxidoreductase translates to MQVPELFQLSGRVAVVTGASSGLGTGFARTLASAGATVFAAARRVERLAALADEVEGVVPVECDITVDADRRSLVDRVLAEAGRIDVLVNNAGRPGRPNAEDESPEEFSSILDVNLAAGFHLATSVASTTPAGEAASIINISSVVGLVSTAPIGGASYAASKAGVLGLTRELAGQWGRRGIRVNAIVPGWFDTEMTDGLFSNQRSADWVRRNTMLARGGRPGEVDGAVLFLASDASSYVTGQTLVVDGGWTAR
- a CDS encoding NAD(P)-dependent alcohol dehydrogenase is translated as MAVPTMRAVRLTGWGDGARVVRIPVPEPRGHQLLLRVEAAGLCRSDLHVMDAPAGVFDYPLPFTLGHEVAGTVVGAGPSADKSWIGESVVVHGVWSCGQCRNCRRSRENYCFELSPREDGRLTAIGNGIGYDGGLADTMIVPSERCLVRTHGLAPESAAPLADAALTAYHAIRTNRDVVDADSVSVVVGVGGLGHLAIQVLRALGAGTIVAVDPRASSRDLARRLGADVAVSDIAEVATLRSGVARRHCADVVFDFVGAPDTMESAAQLLAPGGRLVTVGSAGGRLTVGKDVGLAAGWQVTAPFWGTRADLEAVVDLANRGLLAVEATAYPLDDVLDVYSKLRRGEITGRAVVIP
- a CDS encoding class I adenylate-forming enzyme family protein gives rise to the protein MWELAREFVARAANSPDDIAVVDATGEHTVAEVVAAATGLAAQLNAATGGSPTVLVQADNTWRTLAAAIAVGLRGGLIAVFSRHATPSEFAVALNDIAPDVVIADRQSLSHWGVPEDRFCEEAAAPAGWVMRWSRSPVSDVERWNGGIAIAMTSGSTGHPKCVVQSESAIRYACRCTVEAVGLEPGDPVAAFVPLSSVAAFCFGLYLPAMLAAPMVCMDGWKPATALQIVREHRVAWTMLVPTMALQLAVAPDAAGALTSLRAMTVGGGPMDAGALGRAEQTLGTTFLRVFGMSECLGHTTPLPADEPGVRLGRDGRPFPGTVVRAVDAHGTPLPPGRVGDAQVMGPSLFVGYARSGVPAPPELTADGFLPTGDLVEVAEDGTIRVMGRQKQIIIRGGRNIDINEVEAAIARIPTVSQVCVVPVPDELLGERAAALVVSTGDPITLDEVVAYLGDIEFPKFKWPEFVFAIDDLPQNRVGKLSRPDAVVLATRLLAGTDSHSY